One stretch of Arachis duranensis cultivar V14167 chromosome 1, aradu.V14167.gnm2.J7QH, whole genome shotgun sequence DNA includes these proteins:
- the LOC107472236 gene encoding uncharacterized protein LOC107472236, whose protein sequence is MLRGKRIKNPLKFVDERENNNASRSLQPLAPGAFEDTTNVEASEAPSQDPSQAPSQAAVNSISSDGATRCSNSKSSSAWNVEIIDSTNMKKKAKIKVKDVCNLPRGERVIVEVDEEGAAYGEAQGLLAGYCGILATNARIFPISFEKWSGQENGGMPKSFKDECFDTMIKPHFHFTSTEKDCLQVLHSKYCKKVGNI, encoded by the exons ATGCTAAGGGGCAAACGCATAAAAAATCCATTAAAGTTTGTAGATGAGAGGGAAAACAACAATGCTTCTCGTTCACTTCAACCTCTAGCACCAGGAGCATTTGAAGATACCACTAATGTAGAGGCTAGTGAGGCTCCTTCTCAAGATCCTTCTCAAGCTCCTTCTCAAGCCGCTGTAAATTCCATTTCATCTGATGGAGCCACACGTTGTTCTAACTCAAAGTCTTCATCTGCTTGGAATGTGGAGATAATTG ACTCTACAAATATGAAGAAGAAAGCTAAGATCAAAGTCAAGGATGTTTGCAACTTACCTAGGGGAGAGCGTGTAATTGTAGAGGTTGACGAAGAGGGTGCGGCATATGGTGAAGCACAAGGTTTACTTGCTGGCTATTGTGGTATATTAGCAACTAATGCACGTATCTTTCCAATTAGCTTTGAAAAGTGGTCAGGACAAGAAAATGGTGGCATGCCTAAGTCTTTTAAGGATGAGTGCTTTGATACAATGATAAag CCCCACTTCCATTTTACAAGCACAGAAAAAGATTGCCTACAGGTATTGCATTCAAAGTATTGCAAAAAAGTGGGCAACATATAG